In a single window of the Patescibacteria group bacterium genome:
- a CDS encoding queuosine precursor transporter yields the protein MNFKYFDFLLVLFILVLLVSNVVSAKILRFGPFTFDGGTILFPLAYILGDIFTEVYGYKRMRRVIWLGFGTNILMALIFMIVAKLPPAEGWENQKAYEAILGWVPRIVLASIVAYWIGEFVNSFILAKMKIFTKGRYLWSRTISSTLVAEFLDSLIFCLIAFFGKIPLGLLLTIIISNYIFKVSVEILFTPLTYLAANFLKKKEKVDTFDIGTHFSPFKIKDFNY from the coding sequence ATGAATTTTAAATATTTTGATTTTTTATTGGTTTTATTTATTTTAGTGCTTTTGGTTTCCAATGTTGTTTCAGCTAAAATTTTAAGATTTGGTCCTTTTACTTTTGATGGCGGAACAATTCTTTTTCCTTTGGCTTATATTTTGGGCGATATTTTTACGGAGGTTTATGGTTATAAAAGAATGAGGCGAGTGATTTGGTTGGGTTTTGGCACTAATATTTTGATGGCCTTGATTTTTATGATTGTGGCGAAGTTGCCACCAGCTGAAGGATGGGAAAACCAAAAAGCTTATGAAGCAATTTTAGGTTGGGTGCCGCGAATTGTTTTAGCAAGTATTGTTGCTTATTGGATTGGGGAGTTTGTGAATTCATTTATTTTAGCCAAAATGAAAATTTTTACTAAAGGGCGATATTTGTGGAGCCGAACGATTAGTTCAACTTTAGTGGCCGAATTTTTAGATTCACTAATTTTTTGTTTAATTGCGTTTTTTGGTAAAATTCCTTTGGGTTTATTGTTAACAATTATTATTTCCAATTATATTTTTAAAGTCAGCGTAGAAATTTTGTTTACGCCGCTCACTTATCTTGCTGCTAACTTCTTAAAGAAAAAAGAGAAAGTTGACACATTTGACATTGGTACTCACTTTTCGCCATTCAAAATTAAAGATTTTAATTATTAA
- a CDS encoding CPBP family glutamic-type intramembrane protease, whose translation MDLFKRQLNNKEKILWTLIVSLLGFNYTLFFCCFISLALDDLFFPQVYFLKFWHSFGKGMGVNLRNIIIYSAGEEVVWRILPLTLISFLLLGLKNRKFANVLLIISILFLSLGFALSHTTRFNIFIQGILGLLWSYLFLKAGGYQQRYFEASLAVIFSHILYNLLVLFNGYFFVKIFGGL comes from the coding sequence ATGGACTTGTTTAAAAGACAATTAAACAACAAGGAAAAAATTTTATGGACACTGATTGTTTCTCTTTTGGGTTTTAACTATACGCTTTTTTTCTGTTGTTTTATTTCCTTAGCGCTTGATGATTTATTTTTCCCGCAGGTTTATTTTTTGAAATTCTGGCATTCTTTTGGGAAGGGGATGGGTGTTAATTTAAGAAACATAATTATTTATTCGGCGGGCGAGGAAGTGGTTTGGCGGATTTTACCTTTGACATTGATAAGTTTTCTATTGTTAGGTCTGAAAAATCGGAAATTCGCTAATGTTTTGTTGATAATTTCTATTTTATTTTTGTCTTTAGGATTTGCCTTGTCTCATACCACACGTTTCAATATTTTTATTCAAGGCATTCTTGGTTTATTATGGTCTTATTTATTTTTGAAAGCCGGCGGTTATCAGCAAAGATATTTTGAAGCTTCCTTAGCGGTTATCTTTTCGCATATCTTGTATAATCTTTTAGTGTTATTTAATGGTTATTTTTTTGTCAAAATTTTCGGCGGTTTATAA
- a CDS encoding PIN domain-containing protein, with translation MIVVDSNILLRSYGFVEVLGREKGVQIIVPRAVVEELKYRADLDVLKRLRTKPQNGRVKKLEKTIALSLKRWPQVEEKIRSGEWKVAGSYRKRIVPRLIAEAERMRLKDISIIDIRVVATALALQNGGEQKVKLLSLDHAVIALARKLDISVPPTHGWQRHFWKGEILK, from the coding sequence ATGATTGTGGTAGATAGCAATATTTTACTGCGAAGTTATGGTTTTGTAGAGGTACTTGGGCGCGAGAAGGGTGTTCAAATCATTGTTCCTCGAGCAGTTGTAGAGGAATTAAAATATCGAGCAGATCTTGATGTTTTAAAGCGGCTTAGAACTAAGCCGCAGAATGGACGGGTGAAGAAGCTGGAAAAAACCATTGCATTATCCTTAAAGCGATGGCCACAGGTGGAGGAAAAAATTAGATCCGGCGAATGGAAAGTAGCCGGGTCGTATAGAAAAAGGATAGTCCCCAGATTAATAGCGGAGGCTGAAAGGATGAGGTTGAAGGATATATCAATAATAGACATTAGAGTTGTTGCAACGGCTCTTGCTCTTCAGAATGGTGGTGAGCAAAAAGTTAAATTGCTGTCACTAGATCATGCAGTCATAGCACTAGCCAGAAAATTAGATATAAGTGTCCCGCCAACCCATGGTTGGCAGAGGCACTTTTGGAAAGGGGAGATATTAAAATAA
- a CDS encoding RluA family pseudouridine synthase, protein MMLEISIVFENEDFVVINKPVGVLVHSTKYGEKSLVDWLIKRYPYIVGVGEDKNRPGIVHRLDKETSGLLLIAKNQKAFDYFKKLFQERKIKKGYLALVYGEIKNKKGVIDKPIGIIASSIKRSTAAQKMKELKEAITEYEVIKVFEWQKEKLTLLRVSPKTGRTHQIRVHLASIGHPIVGDKIYGRKKEKIAVRLFLHAYLLEFPSPNGTTLRLEADLPEDLERFLKEIGEKIDI, encoded by the coding sequence ATGATGTTAGAAATTTCTATTGTTTTTGAAAATGAAGATTTTGTGGTGATTAATAAGCCAGTAGGAGTGCTGGTTCATTCGACAAAATATGGCGAAAAAAGTTTGGTGGATTGGCTAATTAAACGCTATCCTTATATTGTTGGCGTTGGTGAAGATAAAAATCGACCAGGCATTGTTCATCGTTTAGACAAAGAAACTTCTGGTCTTTTATTAATTGCCAAAAATCAAAAAGCGTTTGATTATTTTAAAAAACTTTTTCAGGAGCGGAAAATAAAAAAAGGATATCTAGCTTTGGTTTATGGTGAGATAAAAAATAAAAAAGGTGTCATTGATAAGCCAATTGGTATTATTGCTTCCTCTATCAAACGCTCAACTGCTGCTCAAAAAATGAAAGAATTAAAAGAGGCGATTACTGAGTATGAAGTGATTAAAGTTTTTGAGTGGCAAAAAGAAAAGTTGACGCTTTTGAGGGTTTCCCCCAAAACTGGCCGTACACATCAAATTAGAGTGCATTTAGCAAGTATTGGTCATCCTATTGTAGGTGATAAAATTTATGGTCGGAAGAAAGAAAAAATAGCGGTTCGGCTGTTTCTGCATGCGTATTTATTGGAATTTCCTTCGCCAAACGGCACCACTTTGCGATTAGAGGCTGATTTGCCTGAGGATTTGGAGCGGTTTTTGAAAGAAATAGGAGAAAAAATTGATATTTGA
- the queA gene encoding tRNA preQ1(34) S-adenosylmethionine ribosyltransferase-isomerase QueA has product MKLEEFNYYLPKEYIAQKPISPRDHSRLMVVNRKEKKISHHYFYEIEKFLQKGDVLVLNNSKVIPARLIGKKPETGGRVEILLLRPETKKLTHYQWIKKWVVIGKPGLSEGQKIIFEKGLTAVVKKSVNYERVIEFNCHGEKLKKIIYQIGQAPTPPYIKRMSNLKEYQTVYAKNLGSVAAPTAGFHFTPRLIKKLKAKGVVFKYITLHVGLGTFQPVKVDEIEKHKMHSEWAEIDKKTAAFLNQAKKSYKRIIAVGTTTTRALEGFADKKGYLRFGQKFVDIFIYPGYQFKFIDALITNFHLPKSTLLMLVSAFAGKDLIFKAYQEAVKKKYRFFSFGDAMFII; this is encoded by the coding sequence ATGAAGCTCGAAGAGTTTAACTATTATTTGCCAAAAGAATATATTGCCCAGAAGCCGATTTCTCCGAGAGACCATTCGCGGTTGATGGTTGTTAATCGAAAAGAGAAAAAAATCAGTCATCATTATTTTTATGAAATAGAAAAATTTTTACAGAAAGGCGATGTTTTGGTTTTAAATAATAGCAAAGTGATACCTGCGCGATTGATAGGTAAAAAACCAGAAACTGGCGGGAGGGTGGAAATTTTACTTTTGCGGCCCGAGACAAAAAAATTAACCCATTATCAATGGATAAAAAAATGGGTAGTGATTGGTAAACCTGGTTTATCAGAAGGGCAAAAAATTATTTTTGAAAAAGGTTTAACAGCTGTGGTAAAAAAATCAGTTAATTATGAACGTGTCATCGAGTTCAATTGTCATGGTGAAAAATTAAAAAAAATTATTTATCAAATCGGCCAAGCGCCAACGCCTCCTTACATCAAAAGGATGTCCAATCTAAAAGAATATCAAACGGTTTATGCTAAAAATTTAGGGTCAGTGGCAGCGCCAACAGCAGGATTTCATTTTACGCCACGATTAATAAAAAAATTGAAAGCAAAAGGAGTTGTTTTTAAATATATTACTTTGCATGTTGGGTTGGGGACTTTTCAACCAGTTAAAGTGGATGAAATTGAAAAACATAAAATGCATTCGGAGTGGGCGGAGATTGATAAAAAAACAGCGGCGTTTTTAAATCAGGCAAAGAAGAGCTATAAAAGAATTATTGCGGTTGGGACAACCACCACAAGAGCATTAGAAGGTTTTGCTGATAAAAAAGGGTATCTTCGATTTGGTCAAAAATTTGTTGATATTTTTATTTATCCTGGTTATCAATTTAAATTCATTGACGCTTTAATCACTAATTTTCACTTGCCTAAATCTACTTTATTAATGCTTGTTTCAGCTTTTGCTGGCAAGGATTTGATTTTTAAAGCTTATCAAGAAGCTGTTAAGAAAAAATACAGATTTTTCAGCTTTGGTGATGCGATGTTTATTATTTAG
- the infB gene encoding translation initiation factor IF-2 — protein sequence MAEKTNQVNMVKRPPIVVVMGHIDHGKTTLLDTIRKTNITAKEAGGITQHIGAYDIIVKSDNPEYNNRQITFIDTPGHEAFSAIRARGAQVCDIAILIIAADEGVKPQTIEALNHIQQAKIPFIVALNKIDRAEANPDKVKTQLAELGVFVEGWGGNVPIVNISAKNGTNINELLELILLVADMEDLKAELNIPASGVILETKFDNKRGIIASVLIKNGVLKVGDSIYTETVLGKVRLMEDCNGKQIKEAGPSKPVLIIGFKDMPQVGEEFFVGEKSEEELKKMRENKRVEIQKLDASENVLNIILKADVVGSLEAMKNILNNLTLPENTSLKIISESIGDIFVSDVSLAETAPAIILGFRVKIPKDLQTIIQAKNLRVYLFDVIYEMEKFLKEEIEAMFKPQEPPIKGKLEILACFSKKRTEQVVGGKVIEGRIVKGAQVKIQRGEEIIGRGKILNVQCNKLDVKEVLEGKECGILIDSDVEIIVGDQLIFQ from the coding sequence ATGGCTGAGAAAACAAATCAAGTGAATATGGTTAAACGACCGCCCATTGTAGTAGTGATGGGTCATATTGACCATGGAAAAACAACTCTTTTAGATACTATTCGCAAAACTAATATTACTGCCAAAGAAGCAGGTGGCATCACTCAGCATATTGGCGCTTATGATATTATTGTTAAAAGCGATAACCCCGAATACAATAATCGACAAATTACTTTTATTGATACGCCTGGTCATGAAGCGTTTTCGGCTATTCGAGCGCGCGGGGCGCAAGTTTGTGATATTGCTATTTTAATTATTGCGGCTGATGAAGGAGTAAAACCGCAGACAATTGAAGCTTTAAACCATATCCAGCAAGCAAAAATTCCTTTTATTGTGGCTTTGAATAAAATTGATAGAGCCGAAGCCAATCCCGACAAAGTTAAAACCCAATTAGCAGAATTAGGAGTTTTTGTTGAGGGTTGGGGAGGCAATGTGCCAATTGTTAATATTTCGGCGAAAAACGGTACCAATATCAATGAATTGCTTGAGCTAATTTTATTGGTGGCAGATATGGAGGATTTGAAAGCAGAATTAAATATTCCTGCCAGTGGAGTTATTTTGGAAACGAAATTTGATAATAAACGGGGTATTATTGCTTCGGTTTTAATAAAAAACGGCGTTTTGAAAGTAGGTGATTCTATTTATACAGAAACAGTTCTTGGCAAAGTGCGTTTAATGGAAGATTGCAACGGCAAACAAATTAAAGAAGCTGGTCCTTCAAAACCAGTGTTAATTATTGGTTTTAAAGATATGCCGCAGGTTGGTGAGGAGTTTTTTGTTGGCGAGAAAAGCGAGGAAGAATTGAAAAAAATGCGCGAGAATAAAAGAGTTGAAATTCAAAAATTGGATGCCAGTGAAAATGTTTTAAATATTATTTTAAAAGCTGATGTTGTTGGTTCGCTTGAGGCGATGAAAAACATTTTGAATAATCTCACTTTGCCAGAAAATACAAGTTTGAAAATTATTAGCGAATCAATTGGTGATATTTTTGTTTCTGATGTTTCATTGGCCGAAACGGCGCCGGCAATTATTTTGGGATTTCGAGTAAAAATACCGAAAGATTTACAAACAATTATTCAAGCTAAAAATCTGCGTGTTTATCTTTTTGATGTGATTTATGAAATGGAGAAGTTTTTGAAAGAAGAAATTGAAGCAATGTTTAAACCGCAAGAGCCGCCAATAAAGGGAAAATTGGAAATTCTAGCTTGTTTCAGTAAAAAACGAACCGAGCAGGTTGTTGGCGGTAAGGTTATTGAAGGAAGAATTGTAAAGGGTGCGCAGGTGAAAATTCAGCGAGGAGAAGAAATTATTGGCCGCGGAAAAATTTTAAATGTTCAATGCAATAAATTAGATGTTAAAGAAGTTTTAGAAGGGAAAGAATGTGGTATTTTAATTGATAGCGATGTGGAAATTATTGTTGGAGATCAATTAATTTTCCAATAA